The proteins below come from a single Papaver somniferum cultivar HN1 chromosome 11, ASM357369v1, whole genome shotgun sequence genomic window:
- the LOC113322263 gene encoding clathrin heavy chain 1, with product MAAASAPIAMKETLTLPSIGINPQHITFTHVTMESDKYICVRETSPQNSVVIIDMSMPNQPLRRPITADSALMNPNSRILALKAQLPGTTQDHLQIFNIEMKAKMKSHQMPEQIAFWKWISPKMLGLVTQTSVYHWAIEGESQPVKMFERTANLANNQIINYRCDPSEKWLVLIGIAPGSPERPQLVKGNMQLYSVDQQRSQALEAHAASFATFKVPGNETPSTLISFASKTTNAGQVTSKLHVIELGAQPGKPAFTKKQADLFFPPDFADDFPVAMQISHKYGLIYVITKLGLLFVYDLETATAVYRNRISPDPIFLTAEATSVGGFYAVNRRGQVLLATVNEATIVPFVSGQLNNLELAVNLAKRGNLPGAENLVVQRFQELFSQTKYKEAAELAAESPQGILRTPDTVAKFQSVPVQAGQTPPLLQYFGTLLTRGKLNAFESLELSRLVVNQNKKNLLENWLAEDKLECSEELGDLVKTVDNDLALKIYIKARATPKVVAAFAERREFDKILIYSKQVGYTPDYLFLLQTILRSDPQGAVNFALMMSQMEGGCPVDYNTITDLFLQRNMIREATAFLLDVLKPNLPEHGHLQTKVLEINLVTFPNVADAILANGMFSHYDRPRIAQLCEKAGLYVRALQHYAELPDIKRVIVNTHAIEPQSLVEFFGTLSKEWALECMKDLLLVNLRGNLQIIVQTAKEYSEQLGVEACIKLFEQFKSYEGLYFFLGSYLSSSEDPDIHFKYIEAAAKTGQIKEVERVTRESNFYDAEKTKNFLMEAKLPDARPLINVCDRFGFVPDLTHYLYTNNMLRYIEGYVQKVNPGNAPLVVGQLLDDECPEDFIKGLILSVRSLLPVEPLVDECEKRNRLRLLTQFLEHLVSEGSQDVHVHNALGKIIIDSNNNPEHFLTTNPYYDPRVVGKYCEKRDPTLAVVAYRRGQCDDELINVTNKNSLFKLQARYVVERMDSDLWEKVLNPENEYRRQLIDQVVSTALPESKSPEQVSATVKAFMTADLPHELIELLEKIVLQNSAFSGNFNLQNLLILTAIKADTSRVMDYINRLDNFDGPAVGEVAVEAQLYEEAFAIFKKFNLNVQAVNVLLDNIQNIERAVEFAFRVEEDAVWSQVAKAQLREGLVSDAIESFIRADDASQFLDVIKAAEDGNVYHDLVKYLQMVRQKSKEPKVDSELIYAYAKIDRLSDIEEFILMPNVANLPLVGDRLYDEALYEAAKIIFAFTSNWAKLAVTLVKLQQFQGAVDAARKANSAKTWKQVCFACVDAEEFRLAQICGLNIIVQVDDLEEVSIYYQNRGCFDQLISLMESGLGLERAHMGIFTELGVLYARYRYEKLMEHIKLFSTRLNIPKLIRACDEQQHWKELVYLYIQYDEFDNAATTIMNHSPDAWDHMQFKDVAVKVSNVELYYKAVHFYLQEHPDLINDMLNVLALRVDHTRVVDIMRKAGHLRLVKPYMVAVQSNNVSAVNEALNEIYIEEEDYDRLRESIDMHDNFDQIGLAQKIEKHELLEMRRVAAYIYKKAGRWRQSITLSKKDNHYKDAMETCSQSGERELAEELLVYFIDQGKKECFASCLFVCYDVIRPDVALELAWMNNMIDFAFPYLLQFIREYTGKVDELVKDRIEAQSEVKAKEKEEKDMVAQQNMYAQLLPLALPAPPGMGGMGGGGYGPPPPMGGMGMPPMPAFGMPPMGSY from the exons ATGGCCGCTGCTAGCGCCCCGATCGCCATGAAAGAAACATTAACT TTGCCAAGTATTGGAATAAATCCACAGCATATAACATTCACGCATGTAACCATGGAATCGGATAAGTACATTTGTGTAAGAGAAACATCGCCGCAGAATAGTGTTGTTATTATTGATATGAGTATGCCGAATCAACCATTGAGGAGACCTATCACTGCTGATTCTGCTTTGATGAACCCTAATTCCAGAATTCTTGCTCTTAAAG CTCAACTGCCGGGAACCACTCAGGATCACTTACAAATATTTAACATTGAAATGAAAGCAAAAATGAAATCACATCAAATGCCTGAGCAG ATTGCCTTTTGGAAATGGATCTCACCAAAAATGTTGGGTCTAGTCACGCAGACCTCGGTGTATCATTGGGCAATTGAAG GTGAGTCACAGCCTGTAAAGATGTTTGAAAGAACGGCTAATCTAGCAAACAATCAAATAATAAACTACCGATGTGATCCTTCTGAAAAGTGGTTGGTCTTAATTGGTATTGCTCCTGGGTCACCTGAG AGGCCTCAACTGGTAAAAGGGAATATGCAGCTCTATTCCGTGGATCAGCAGCGCAGTCAAGCGCTTGAAGCACATGCAGCATCGTTTGCCACATTTAAA GTTCCCGGTAATGAAACTCCTTCAACGCTTATTAGTTTTGCCTCAAAGACTACCAATGCTGGACAAGTTACTTCGAAGCTGCATGTTATTGAACTTGGTGCCCAGCCAG GTAAACCAGCTTTTACGAAGAAACAGGCGGATCTTTTCTTCCCCCCAGATTTTGCTGATGACTTCCCTGTGGCAATGCAG ATTTCACACAAGTATGGTTTGATATACGTGATTACAAAGCTTGGACTTCTATTTGTTTATGATTTGGAGACGGCTACCGCGGTTTATAGAAACCGAATTAGTCCGGACCCTATATTTTTGACGGCAGAAGCTACATCAGTTGGAGGCTTTTATGCTGTCAATAGGAGAGGTCAGGTGCTACTTGCGACTGTCAATGAAGCAACCATAGTGCCTTTTGTCAGTGGCCAA TTAAACAATCTGGAACTTGCTGTTAATCTTGCAAAAAGAGGAAACCTTCCCGGGGCAGAAAATTTG GTTGTCCAGCGGTTTCAAGAATTGTTTTCACAGACAAAATATAAGGAGGCTGCAGAGCTTGCTGCAGAATCTCCCCAGGGGATCCTCCGAACTCCTGATACTGTTGCAAAGTTTCAG AGTGTACCTGTGCAAGCTGGCCAAACTCCACCGTTATTGCAATACTTCGGAACACTGTTAACTAGAGGAAAGCTCAATGCATTTGAGTCTCTGGAATTATCACGTCTTGTAGTGAATCAGAATAAAAAGAATCTTTTGGAAAATTGGTTGGCTGAGGACAAGCTTGAGTGCAGCGAGGAACTTGGAGATCTTGTGAAG ACCGTGGATAATGACCTTGCCCTGAAAATATATATCAAGGCTAGGGCTACACCAAAAGTTGTTGCAGCTTTTGCTGAACGAAGGGAATTTGACAAGATTCTTATTTACTCGAAGCAG GTTGGGTATACACCTGATTATCTCTTCCTTCTGCAAACAATTCTACGATCAGATCCCCAG GGAGCTGTCAATTTTGCTCTAATGATGTCACAAATGGAGGGAGGTTGTCCTGTAGATTACAACACAATCACGGATCTCTTCCTTCAG AGGAACATGATCCGTGAGGCCACTGCTTTTTTGTTAGATGTTCTGAAGCCAAATCTACCAGAACATGGTCACCTCCAgacaaag GTCTTGGAGATCAATTTGGTAACATTTCCAAATGTGGCTGATGCCATCTTAGCTAATGGAATGTTCAGTCACTATGATCGTCCTCGGATTGCACAGCTCTGTGAAAAAGCTGGTCTTTACGTGCGAGCCCTTCAG CACTATGCAGAATTGCCAGATATTAAACGTGTCATTGTGAATACACATGCTATCGAGCCACAG TCACTTGTGGAGTTCTTTGGAACCCTCTCGAAAGAATGGGCGTTGGAGTGCATGAAGGACCTTTTACTTGTTAATCTGAGGGGAAATCTCCAGATAATTGTGCAG ACCGCCAAAGAATATTCTGAGCAATTGGGTGTTGAGGCATGTATAAAACTTTTTGAGCAATTCAAGTCTTATGAGGGTTTATATTTTTTCTTGGGATCGTATTTGAGCTCCAG TGAGGATCCTGACATTCACTTTAAGTATATCGAGGCCGCAGCTAAAACTGGTCAAATCAAAGAGGTTGAACGCGTGACTAGAGAATCAAACTTCTATGATGCTGAGAAAACAAAGAATTTTCTTATGGAGGCCAAGCTTCCTGATGCAAGACCCCTGATCAATGTATGTGATCGTTTTGGTTTTGTTCCAGATCTCACCCACTATCTCTACACGAACAACATGCTCCGATATATCGAAGGTTATGTTCAgaag GTCAATCCAGGAAACGCTCCATTAGTTGTGGGTCAGCTACTTGATGATGAATGCCCTGAAGATTTCATTAAGGGGCTTATTCTTTCTGTCCGCTCTCTTCTTCCAGTGGAGCCCCTTGTTGATGAGTGTGAGAAGAG AAATCGCCTCCGCTTACTAACCCAATTCTTGGAGCATCTTGTGAGTGAAGGAAGCCAAGATGTACATGTCCACAATGCTTTAGGTAAAATAATCATAGACAGCAATAACAATCCTGAGCATTTTCTCACGACGAACCCATATTATGATCCACGAGTGGTGGGTAAATATTGTGAGAAACGTGACCCTACTTTGGCTGTTGTTGCTTACCGAAGAGGGCAGTGTGATGATGAACTTATCAATGTTACAAATAAGAACTCCTTATTCAAATTACAGGCCAG GTATGTGGTGGAGAGGATGGATTCCGACCTCTGGGAAAAGGTTCTCAACCCTGAGAATGAGTACAGAAGACAGCTTATTGATCAAGTTGTATCAACTGCCTTGCCTGAAAGCAAGAGCCCGGAACAAGTTTCTGCGACTGTTAAAGCTTTTATGACTGCTGATCTTCCACATGAGCTAATAGAGCTTCTCGAAAAGATCGTACTTCAAAACTCCGCCTTCAGTGGGAACTTTAATTTGCAGAATCTGCTGATCCTCACAGCCATTAAGGCAGACACGTCAAGAGTGATGGATTACATAAACAGATTAGACAATTTCGATGGACCTGCAGTTGGAGAGGTTGCTGTGGAGGCACAGCTCTATGAAGAAGCCTTTgccattttcaagaagttcaacTTGAATGTGCAGGCCGTGAATGTTCTTTTGGATAACATCCAAAACATTGAACGAGCTGTGGAGTTTGCGTTCCGTGTTGAAGAGGATGCTGTTTGGAGCCAGGTAGCCAAGGCGCAGCTCAGGGAGGGACTCGTGAGTGATGCAATTGAGTCATTCATCCGTGCGGATGACGCTTCTCAATTTTTAGATGTCATTAAAGCTGCCGAGGATGGTAATGTGTACCATGATTTGGTCAAGTACCTCCAGATGGTAAGGCAGAAGTCTAAGGAGCCTAAAGTAGACAGTGAGCTTATTTATGCATATGCCAAGATAGACAGGCTCAGTGACATTGAAGAATTTATTCTCATGCCTAATGTTGCTAATCTACCACTTGTTGGCGACCGTTTATACGATGAAGCGCTATATGAGGCTGCAAAGATTATATTTGCTTTTACTTCTAACTGGGCCAAGCTGGCTGTTACCCTTGTCAAGTTGCAACAATTCCAAGGTGCAGTTGATGCAGCTAGAAAAGCCAACAGCGCAAAGACATGGAAGCAAGTCTGCTTTGCCTGTGTTGATGCTGAGGAGTTCCGTTTGGCTCAGATATGTGGACTTAACATCATTGTACAG GTGGACGATCTGGAGGAAGTCAGTATTTATTACCAGAATAGAGGCTGCTTTGATCAGCTTATATCTCTGATGGAGAGTGGTCTAGGCCTGGAACGTGCGCACATGGGTATCTTTACTGAGTTAGGTGTCCTTTATGCGAGATACCGTTATGAGAAGCTTATGGAGCACATTAAATTGTTCTCAACACGTCTTAACATTCCCAAGCTTATACGAGCTTGTGATGAACAACAGCACTGGAAGGAACTTGTTTATCTGTACATCCAGTATGACGAGTTTGACAATGCAGCAACCACTATTATGAATCATTCTCCGGACGCATGGGACCACATGCAGTTCAAGGATGTTGCAGTTAAAGTGTCGAATGTTGAGCTTTACTACAAAGCCGTGCATTTCTATCTGCAGGAACATCCTGACCTTATTAATGATATGCTCAATGTACTTGCCCTTCGCGTGGATCATACTCGTGTCGTGGACATTATGCGAAAG GCTGGTCATCTGCGTCTTGTGAAGCCTTACATGGTTGCAGTTCAGAGTAACAATGTATCTGCTGTGAATGAGGCACTGAATGAGATCTATATTGAGGAGGAGGACTACGATAGGTTGCGTGAGTCAATCGATATGCATGATAACTTCGACCAGATTGGTCTTGCACAGAAG ATTGAGAAACACGAGCTTCTTGAGATGCGGCGAGTTGCTGCTTACATCTATAAGAAAGCAGGTCGATGGAGGCAATCAATTACGTTATCGAAGAAagacaatcactacaaagatgcaATGGAGACTTGTTCACAGTCTGGGGAAcgcgaacttgcagaagaattgcttgtttatttcattgatCAG GGAAAGAAGGAGTGTTTTGCCTCGTGCTTATTTGTTTGTTATGATGTGATACGACCGGATGTTGCACTTGAACTTGCATGGATGAACAACATGATAGACTTTGCTTTCCCCTATCTCTTACAG TTTATCCGTGAGTACACAGGCAAAGTTGATGAGCTTGTCAAGGATAGAATCGAAGCTCAAAGTGAAGTTAAAGCCAAAGAGAAGGAGGAGAAGGATATGGTTGCTCAACAG AACATGTACGCACAACTGCTTCCGCTAGCCTTGCCTGCTCCACCAGGGATGGGAGGTATGGGTGGGGGAGGTTATGGTCCCCCACCACCTATGGGGGGAATGGGTATGCCTCCAATGCCAGCTTTTGGAATGCCTCCAATGGGCAGCTATTGA